From Miscanthus floridulus cultivar M001 chromosome 15, ASM1932011v1, whole genome shotgun sequence, the proteins below share one genomic window:
- the LOC136508338 gene encoding zinc finger protein STAR3-like, protein MDLSQNHIHNQSAANLYYQFGSDNPFPGMGTQQQFPPFTSPFGASTSTNIPHMDWNPATMLDNLTFIEEKIRQVKDVIHTMVDSGGQLSCHQGDIAQKQQVVNADLTCLIVQLISTAGSLLPSLKNSSFLSHPAAGHMDMANHVGPSSGLVPNAMTVSEENKEDMCSPEDYEELFKGWTDGAIEEDIEIDNVLVEEQDMKDGDEGKDGENLPPGSYELLQLEKDEILAPHTHFCSICGKGFKRDANLRMHMRGHGDKYKSPAALAKPPRDASAEHELVKRYSCPFVGCKRNKLHKNFQPLKTILCVKNHYKRSHCEKSYTCSRCHTKKFSVMADLKTHEKHCGRDKWLCSCGTSFSRKDKLFAHVALFQGHTPALPPEEPKTCSDQISHAGSHQESTKVPNSMGSSFMWGASSGDNNALDIKGFDGCNDDFLSTANFGSFNLSFGPADGFTGEPSGGSFSMLPSEHFQSAQNKGQN, encoded by the coding sequence ATGGATCTCAGTCAGAACCACATCCACAATCAATCTGCTGCCAACCTCTACTACCAGTTCGGTTCAGACAATCCGTTCCCTGGCATGGGGACTCAGCAGCAGTTTCCGCCATTCACCTCGCCGTTCGGCGCTTCAACATCCACCAATATCCCACACATGGACTGGAACCCTGCTACGATGCTAGACAACCTCACCTTCATCGAGGAGAAGATACGGCAAGTGAAGGATGTCATCCATACAATGGTGGACAGTGGTGGCCAGCTTTCGTGCCACCAAGGTGACATCGCTCAGAAGCAACAGGTGGTTAATGCAGACCTGACATGCCTTATAGTTCAGCTCATCTCTACCGCCGGGAGCCTTCTCCCGTCACTGAAGAATTCGTCCTTTCTGAGCCATCCTGCTGCTGGGCACATGGACATGGCTAACCATGTTGGCCCAAGCTCAGGCTTAGTTCCCAATGCGATGACCGTTTCTGAAGAGAACAAGGAGGACATGTGTAGCCCTGAAGACTATGAGGAGCTTTTCAAGGGATGGACTGATGGTGCTATCGAAGAAGACATTGAAATCGACAATGTTCTTGTCGAGGAGCAGGATATGAAGGATGGCGATGAAGGCAAAGATGGAGAGAACCTACCGCCAGGTTCGTACGAGTTACTGCAGCTGGAGAAGGATGAGATATTGGCTCCGCACACACACTTCTGCTCCATCTGTGGAAAGGGTTTCAAGAGGGATGCGAATCTGCGGATGCACATGAGAGGGCATGGCGATAAGTACAAGAGCCCAGCTGCACTAGCCAAGCCACCAAGAGACGCAAGCGCGGAGCATGAACTGGTGAAGAGGTACTCGTGCCCGTTTGTCGGCTGCAAGCGGAACAAGCTGCACAAGAACTTCCAGCCCCTCAAGACCATCCTGTGCGTGAAGAACCACTACAAGCGGAGCCACTGCGAGAAGAGCTACACCTGCAGCCGGTGCCACACCAAGAAGTTCTCCGTCATGGCTGACCTCAAGACGCATGAGAAGCACTGTGGCCGGGACAAGTGGCTGTGCTCGTGTGGAACAAGTTTTTCAAGGAAGGACAAGCTTTTTGCACATGTAGCTCTGTTCCAAGGCCATACGCCGGCATTGCCACCAGAGGAGCCAAAGACTTGCTCAGACCAGATCAGTCATGCAGGGAGCCATCAGGAATCAACAAAAGTCCCAAACTCCATGGGAAGCAGCTTCATGTGGGGTGCCTCCTCAGGGGATAACAATGCACTGGATATCAAAGGGTTTGATGGCTGTAATGATGACTTCCTGTCGACAGCGAACTTTGGTTCCTTCAATCTCAGTTTTGGGCCAGCTGATGGATTTACAGGAGAGCCTTCAGGTGGTTCGTTCTCGATGTTACCTTCTGAGCACTTTCAGAGTGCTCAAAACAAGGGGCAGAACTGA
- the LOC136509017 gene encoding probable sodium/metabolite cotransporter BASS1, chloroplastic, with amino-acid sequence MAPLLLSLPLRLRPIPAESSTSRIAPRSRSPRPFPRRRLRLPALLQVQCLAPPGPAAPAPAPRWHAALSTAAGLYPAYVAAGASVAVARPEAFRWFVALAPGSYTATLGFIMLAMGLTLQLRDFAALLRDRPLAILFGCAAQYTIMPAFGAIVSHALGLPPSLSAGLILLACCPGGTASNVVTLVAQGDVPLSIVMTVCSTLAAAFLTPLLTKILAGAYIPVDAVKLSLSTLQVVVAPILLGSSIQTAFPSVVQFVTPFAPLMAVLASSLLASSVFSENFVRLRSTIADASSVNRNFFSGDIGIVMLSVFLLHFAGFVVGYTAAAIGGFKEKQRRAISIEVGMQNSSLGVVLATAHFSSSLVALPPALSAVIMNMMGSTLGLIWQSISPSVSENETTDITNA; translated from the exons ATGGCTCcactcctcctctctctccccctccgcCTCCGCCCCATCCCCGCCGAGAGCTCCACCTCCCGGATCGCACCGAGATCACGATCCCCTCGTCCCTTCCCCAGGCGGCGCCTGCGCCTTCCCGCCCTCCTCCAAGTCCAATGCCTCGCGCCCCCCGGGCCCGccgcccccgcgcccgcgccgcggtGGCACGCGGCGCTGTCCACCGCGGCGGGGCTGTACCCGGCCTACGTCGCGGCCGGCGCCTCCGTGGCCGTCGCGCGCCCCGAGGCGTTCCGGTGGTTCGTGGCGCTGGCGCCGGGATCCTACACCGCCACGCTCGGCTTCATCATGCTCGCCATGGGCCTCACGCTCCAGCTCAGGGACTTCGCCGCCCTCCTCCGCGATAGGCCCCTCGCC aTTTTGTTCGGGTGTGCCGCGCAGTACACCATAATGCCAGCGTTTGGCGCGATCGTTAGCCACGCGCTGGGGCTTCCCCCGTCCCTCTCAGCTGGACTCATCCTGCTGGCTTGCTGTCCTGGAGGAACTGCATCCAACGTG GTGACTTTAGTTGCTCAAGGTGATGTTCCATTATCGATCGTGATGACTGTCTGCAGCACTCTTGCTGCAGCGTTCCTTACTCCTCTGTTAACGAAAATTCTTGCTGGTGCTTATATTCCTGTGGATGCTGTGAAGCTCTCTCTCAGTACTTTGCAG GTGGTTGTTGCCCCAATTCTTTTAGGTTCATCGATACAAACTGCATTCCCATCAGTAGTTCAATTTGTGACTCCTTTTGCACCTCTGATGGCAGTCTTGGCTTCATCGCTTCTGGCAAGCAG TGTCTTCTCTGAGAACTTTGTGCGCCTAAGATCGACAATTGCCGATGCATCCTCTGTGAATCGAAACTTCTTCTCTGGAGATATCGGGATTGTCATGCTCTCTGTGTTCTTGCTGCATTTCGCTGGTTTCGTTGTCGG GTATACAGCAGCAGCTATAGGTGGTTTCAAAGAAAAACAAAGGAGAGCAATATCTATTGAG GTAGGAATGCAAAACTCATCCTTAGGGGTAGTTTTAGCAACTGCACATTTCTCCTCATCCTTGGTCGCCCTGCCTCCTGCACTCTCAGCTGTCATCATGAACATGATGGGTAGCACACTAGGTCTCATATGGCAATCTATCAGTCCTTCTGTTTCAGAGAACGAAACCACTGACATAACCAATGCATGA
- the LOC136508490 gene encoding calcium-dependent protein kinase 28-like, with the protein MQPDPQGPGRGKAGGANAHVRLPPPVTAGSGGRPASVLPHKTDNVRDHYRIGKKLGQGQFGTTYQCVGKADGAEYACKSIPKRKLLCREDYEDVWREIQIMHHLSEHPNVVRIRGAYEDALFVHLVMELCAGGELFDRIVAKGHYTERAAAQLIRTIVGVVQGCHSLGVMHRDLKPENFLFASTAEDAPLKATDFGLSVFYKPGDKFADVVGSPYYVAPEVLQKCYGPEADVWSAGVILYILLCGVPPFWAESEAGIFRQILRGKLDLESEPWPSISDSAKDLVCKMLTRDPTKRLTAHEVLCHPWIVDDAVAPDKPIDSAVLSRLKNFSAMNKLKKMALRVIAESLSEEEIGGLKELFKMIDTDNSGTITYDELKDGLKRVGSDLMEPEIQALMDAADIDNSGTIDYGEFLAATLHMNKLEREESLVSAFAFFDKDGSGFITIDELSQACEQFGLSDVHLEDMIKDVDQNNDGQIDYSEFAAMMRKGNAGGAGRRTMRNSLHVNLGELLKPTET; encoded by the exons ATGCAGCCGGACCCGCAAGGCCCGGGCAGGGGGAAGGCGGGCGGCGCCAATGCGCACGTGCGACTGCCGCCGCCGGTGACGGCGGGGTCGGGTGGGCGGCCGGCTTCGGTGCTGCCGCACAAGACGGACAACGTGCGCGACCACTACCGCATCGGGAAGAAGCTGGGGCAGGGGCAGTTCGGCACCACGTACCAGTGCGTGGGCAAGGCGGACGGCGCCGAGTACGCGTGCAAGTCCATCCCCAAGCGCAAGCTGCTGTGTCGCGAGGACTACGAGGACGTGTGGCGCGAGATCCAGATCATGCACCACCTCTCCGAGCACCCCAACGTCGTCCGCATCCGCGGCGCGTACGAGGACGCGCTCTTCGTTCACCTCGTCATGGAGCTCTGCGCCGGCGGCGAGCTCTTCGACCGCATCGTCGCCAAGGGCCACTACACAGAGCGTGCCGCCGCGCAGCTCATCAGGACGATTGTCGGGGTGGTGCAGGGGTGCCACTCGCTCGGCGTCATGCACCGGGACCTCAAGCCCGAGAATTTCCTCTTCGCGAGCACCGCCGAGGATGCTCCGCTCAAGGCCACTGATTTTGGGCTCTCCGTGTTCTACAAGCCTG GTGATAAATTTGCTGATGTTGTTGGGAGCCCCTATTATGTTGCCCCTGAGGTGCTTCAAAAATGTTATGGCCCAGAAGCTGATGTATGGAGTGCTGGAGTAATTTTGTACATTTTGCTATGTGGTGTACCCCCATTCTGGGCAG AGAGTGAAGCAGGGATCTTCAGGCAGATTTTGCGAGGCAAACTTGATTTGGAATCTGAACCATGGCCAAGTATCTCTGATAGTGCTAAAGATCTAGTCTGTAAGATGCTTACCCGGGATCCTACGAAGAGATTGACTGCTCATGAGGTTCTAT GTCATCCATggattgttgatgatgctgttGCACCTGATAAGCCTATTGATTCTGCTGTTTTGTCAAGGCTGAAAAACTTTTCTGCAATgaacaagctcaagaagatggCATTGAGG GTGATTGCTGAAAGTCTATCTGAGGAGGAGATTGGGGGTTTAAAGGAGTTGTTCAAAATGATCGATACTGACAACAGTGGGACGATAACTTATGATGAACTGAAGGATGGTCTGAAAAGGGTGGGCTCGGATCTGATGGAACCTGAAATCCAGGCTTTGATGGATGCA GCTGATATTGACAACAGTGGAACCATTGATTATGGAGAGTTCTTAGCGGCTACCTTGCACATGAATAAACTGGAGAGGGAGGAAAGCTTGGTGTCGGCATTTGCATTCTTTGATAAGGATGGGAGTGGCTTCATAACAATTGATGAGCTCTCACAAGCATGCGAACAGTTCGGTCTTTCTGATGTTCATCTTGAGGATATGATCAAAGATGTGGACCAGAACAAT GATGGGCAAATTGATTATAGTGAGTTTGCTGCGATGATGAGAAAGGGCAATGCTGGTGGAGCAGGAAGGCGAACCATGAGGAACAGCTTGCATGTGAATCTTGGTGAACTCTTGAAGCCCACTGAGACCTAG